In Sphingomonas sp. G-3-2-10, a single window of DNA contains:
- a CDS encoding TetR/AcrR family transcriptional regulator — protein sequence MSSGRSAKERIVMAAMELFWAKGYNSTSVSDILSRTQLNSGSLYHAFPGKQDILVAVLEAYRDGIYPMLIDPAWDGVEDPIERIFALLAAYRAMILETECTYGCPIGSLALELHEADPVVRDLLAANFNAWVGAIERCLSDAADRLPQTLDRRALGEFVLTTMEGGVMQARTHRDVGAFDRSIAALRDHFDMLLAKAATERMPA from the coding sequence ATGAGTAGCGGGCGCAGCGCGAAGGAGCGGATCGTGATGGCGGCGATGGAGCTGTTCTGGGCGAAGGGGTATAATTCCACCTCGGTTTCCGACATTCTCAGCCGTACCCAGCTCAATTCGGGCAGCCTCTACCACGCCTTTCCCGGCAAGCAGGACATCCTCGTCGCGGTGCTCGAAGCGTATCGCGACGGCATCTATCCGATGCTGATCGATCCGGCATGGGATGGGGTGGAGGATCCGATCGAGCGCATCTTCGCGCTGCTCGCCGCCTATCGGGCGATGATCCTCGAAACCGAATGCACCTATGGCTGCCCGATCGGCAGTCTCGCGCTCGAGCTGCACGAAGCCGATCCGGTGGTGCGCGACCTGCTCGCGGCGAATTTCAACGCATGGGTCGGCGCGATCGAGCGCTGCCTGAGCGACGCGGCCGACCGGCTGCCGCAGACTCTCGACCGCCGCGCGCTGGGCGAGTTCGTGCTGACCACGATGGAAGGCGGGGTGATGCAGGCGCGAACGCATCGCGACGTCGGCGCATTCGACCGCAGCATCGCCGCGCTGCGCGATCATTTCGACATGCTGCTGGCCAAGGCCGCAACGGAGCGGATGCCAGCTTAA
- a CDS encoding DUF1761 domain-containing protein gives MPDVNWLAVLAATLASFVLGGLWYSPVLFGKKWQAAAGLSDETLKAGNPAIIFGGSFVLAAIASAMFAMFIGPMTAGPATAAGFSAGLCWVATSFGINGLFERKPIALTLINGGYHTVQFTLIGAILGVWH, from the coding sequence ATGCCCGACGTGAATTGGCTCGCGGTCCTCGCCGCGACACTGGCTTCGTTCGTCCTTGGCGGATTATGGTATTCGCCGGTCCTGTTCGGGAAGAAATGGCAGGCTGCCGCGGGGCTTTCCGACGAAACGCTCAAGGCAGGCAATCCCGCGATCATCTTCGGCGGATCGTTCGTCCTCGCGGCTATAGCGTCGGCCATGTTCGCGATGTTCATCGGCCCGATGACGGCCGGCCCGGCCACCGCGGCGGGGTTCTCGGCCGGCCTGTGCTGGGTCGCCACCAGCTTCGGCATCAACGGCCTGTTCGAACGCAAACCGATCGCGCTGACCCTGATCAACGGCGGCTATCACACGGTGCAGTTCACCCTGATCGGCGCGATCCTCGGGGTGTGGCACTAA
- a CDS encoding TIGR01244 family sulfur transferase has product MIRTIDDSISVAPQISPEDVAGLAAAGFTGIVNNRPEGEEAGQPEGDAVAAAAKAAGLSYVAIPITHAGFSAPQVEAMAAALASASGPVLAYCRSGTRSCNLWALAAASTGGDPDTLTAKAAGAGYDISGIRPLLDALSSRA; this is encoded by the coding sequence ATGATCCGCACCATCGACGACAGCATCTCGGTTGCTCCCCAGATTTCGCCCGAGGATGTGGCGGGGCTTGCCGCGGCGGGGTTCACCGGCATCGTCAACAACCGCCCCGAAGGCGAGGAAGCCGGCCAGCCCGAAGGCGACGCGGTCGCGGCGGCGGCGAAGGCCGCGGGACTGAGCTATGTCGCGATCCCGATCACCCATGCCGGCTTCTCCGCGCCGCAAGTCGAAGCGATGGCCGCCGCGCTTGCGAGCGCATCCGGGCCGGTGCTGGCCTATTGCCGCTCGGGCACGCGCTCGTGCAACCTCTGGGCGCTGGCCGCGGCGAGCACCGGCGGCGATCCGGATACGCTGACCGCCAAGGCGGCCGGCGCGGGCTATGACATTTCGGGCATCCGGCCGCTGCTCGACGCGCTGTCGTCGCGGGCGTGA
- the recQ gene encoding DNA helicase RecQ: MTADPLDLLHKIFGFPNFRGVQARVVDRVMAAQNTLAVMPTGAGKSLCYQLPSVALDGTCLVVSPLIALMHDQLRAAEAVGIRAATLTSVDENRDETIARFRAGELDLLYVAPERASGEGFRNLLRQSKLALFAIDEAHCVSEWGHDFRPDYRLLRPMLDAFPEVPRLALTATADAHTQADILDQLGIPRDGLIVAGFDRPNIRYDISPRENTTAQVVDFIAGQSGPGIVYAQTRNGVEKLAEKLASTGRRVLPYHAGLDPDVRRRNQAAFVASEDMVIVATVAFGMGIDKPDVRFVVHAGLPKSIEAYYQETGRAGRDGDPAVAQLYWGADDFARARQRIAEVEPHRQTGERTRLTALGALVETATCRRRILLRHFGEDAPETCGNCDNCLSPPSAIDATVTAQKFLSAVFRTGMSFGVGYIESILLGQSTERSMTNGHEALSVFGIVQGDEAALIKPVARALLLKDALRANEFGGLEFGPAAKAILKEGATVSLVLPPKRERKRRGSKAGGAPNPVGDPLFEALRAKRRELAMEAQVPPYVIFHDSVLRDMATERPGSIDALGRISGVGARKLEAYGSAFLDVIREAA; encoded by the coding sequence GTGACTGCCGACCCGCTCGATCTCCTGCACAAGATTTTCGGTTTCCCCAATTTTCGCGGGGTGCAGGCGCGCGTCGTCGATCGGGTGATGGCGGCGCAGAACACGCTGGCGGTGATGCCGACCGGGGCGGGCAAGTCGCTCTGCTATCAGCTGCCGTCGGTGGCGCTGGACGGAACCTGTCTGGTCGTGTCGCCGCTGATCGCGCTGATGCACGACCAGTTGCGCGCCGCCGAAGCGGTGGGCATTCGCGCCGCGACGCTGACCAGCGTGGACGAAAATCGCGACGAGACGATCGCGCGGTTCCGCGCGGGCGAGCTCGACCTGCTGTATGTCGCGCCCGAGCGGGCGTCGGGCGAGGGGTTCCGCAACCTGCTTCGCCAGTCGAAGCTTGCGCTGTTCGCGATCGACGAAGCGCATTGCGTGTCCGAATGGGGGCATGATTTCCGCCCCGACTATCGCCTGCTCCGCCCGATGCTCGACGCGTTTCCGGAGGTGCCGCGGCTCGCGCTGACCGCGACCGCCGATGCGCATACCCAAGCGGATATTCTCGATCAGCTCGGCATTCCGCGCGACGGGCTGATCGTCGCCGGGTTCGACCGGCCCAACATCCGCTACGACATCAGCCCCCGCGAGAACACGACCGCGCAGGTGGTGGATTTCATCGCCGGGCAGAGCGGGCCGGGCATCGTCTATGCCCAGACGCGCAACGGGGTGGAGAAGCTGGCCGAGAAGCTGGCGTCCACCGGGCGGCGGGTGCTGCCCTATCATGCCGGGCTCGATCCCGACGTGCGCCGGCGCAATCAGGCGGCGTTCGTGGCGAGCGAGGATATGGTGATCGTCGCGACGGTCGCGTTCGGGATGGGGATCGACAAGCCCGATGTGCGCTTCGTCGTCCATGCCGGGCTGCCGAAATCGATCGAAGCCTATTATCAGGAAACCGGCCGCGCGGGCCGCGATGGGGATCCGGCGGTAGCGCAGCTTTACTGGGGCGCCGACGATTTCGCGCGGGCGCGGCAGCGCATCGCCGAAGTCGAGCCGCACCGGCAGACGGGCGAGCGGACGCGGCTGACCGCGCTGGGTGCGCTGGTCGAGACCGCGACGTGCCGCCGGCGGATTCTGCTCAGACATTTCGGCGAGGACGCGCCCGAGACCTGCGGCAATTGCGACAATTGCCTCAGTCCGCCCAGCGCGATCGACGCGACGGTGACCGCGCAGAAATTCCTCTCGGCGGTGTTCCGCACCGGCATGAGCTTTGGCGTGGGCTATATCGAGAGCATATTGCTCGGCCAGTCGACCGAGCGGAGCATGACCAACGGGCATGAAGCGCTGTCGGTGTTCGGGATCGTCCAGGGCGACGAAGCGGCCCTGATCAAGCCTGTGGCGCGGGCGCTGCTGCTGAAGGATGCGCTGCGCGCCAATGAATTTGGCGGGTTGGAGTTCGGCCCGGCTGCCAAGGCGATCCTGAAGGAAGGTGCGACCGTATCGCTGGTGCTGCCGCCCAAGCGCGAGCGGAAGCGGCGGGGCAGCAAGGCAGGCGGTGCGCCCAATCCCGTCGGCGATCCGCTGTTCGAGGCATTGCGGGCGAAGCGGCGCGAGCTGGCGATGGAAGCGCAGGTGCCGCCCTATGTCATCTTCCACGATTCGGTGCTGCGCGACATGGCGACCGAGCGGCCGGGGTCGATCGATGCGCTGGGCCGCATCTCGGGCGTTGGCGCGCGCAAGCTGGAGGCGTATGGCTCGGCCTTTCTCGACGTGATCCGGGAGGCGGCGTGA
- a CDS encoding GNAT family N-acetyltransferase yields MSSEPANNPAENRYEMQVEGRTAYAAYKLHDAVITFTHTIVPKELGGRGIATKLIGFALADVREKGLRVIPQCPFVAAYIEKHPEERDLLA; encoded by the coding sequence ATGAGCAGCGAACCCGCCAACAACCCCGCCGAGAACCGCTACGAGATGCAGGTGGAAGGCCGCACCGCCTATGCCGCCTACAAACTGCATGACGCGGTGATCACCTTCACCCACACCATCGTGCCCAAGGAACTGGGCGGGCGCGGCATCGCCACGAAGCTGATCGGCTTCGCGCTGGCCGATGTCCGCGAGAAAGGGCTGAGAGTGATCCCGCAATGCCCGTTCGTGGCGGCCTATATCGAAAAGCATCCCGAGGAACGCGACCTGCTGGCGTGA
- a CDS encoding ATP-binding protein, with protein sequence MTVSVDMGQDGSGAVVPIDLEELLATRLLVQGNSGSGKSHLLRRLLERSAGHVQQVVIDPEGDFVTLADRYGHVVIEAVDYSEREVARFAQRIREHRASVVLSLEGLEAEGQMKCAAAFLSGLFDAPRDHWYPALVVVDEAQLFAPAGGGEVAEEVRRASLSAMTNLMCRGRKRGLAGVIATQRLAKLAKNVAAEASNFLMGRTFLDIDMARAADLLGMERRQAEAIRDLDRGVFLALGPAVSRRPVSIRIGAVETSARSGSPKLVPLPSAPSEDLKDLLLAPAEPTWSPPAPPAAPAAPKLASESLLEALAATVPARAEAEPERDPEEAAAAVADVLRAIVEDDESAFRSASVLYQDFLVRCRMAGFPRPQLDLSGFVRRLSAARAGIHGEPSGEWGEALDAARALPDDMLGPFLLVARAAREGLPCPSDAEIAATYGTSSLGRARRLIAYIESRELFVCRVDLAGKRSITIPRLGWTTQPAEAA encoded by the coding sequence ATGACGGTAAGCGTGGACATGGGGCAGGACGGATCGGGAGCGGTCGTCCCGATCGATCTCGAGGAGCTCCTCGCCACGCGCCTGCTCGTCCAGGGCAATTCGGGCTCGGGCAAGTCGCACCTGCTGCGCCGCCTGCTCGAACGCAGCGCCGGCCATGTCCAGCAGGTCGTGATCGATCCCGAAGGCGATTTCGTCACCCTCGCCGATCGCTACGGCCATGTCGTCATCGAAGCGGTCGACTATTCGGAACGCGAAGTCGCCCGCTTCGCCCAGCGCATCCGCGAGCATCGCGCCTCGGTGGTCCTCAGCCTTGAGGGCCTCGAAGCCGAAGGCCAGATGAAGTGCGCCGCCGCCTTCCTCTCGGGCCTGTTCGATGCCCCGCGCGATCACTGGTATCCCGCGCTCGTCGTGGTCGACGAAGCGCAATTGTTCGCGCCGGCGGGCGGCGGCGAAGTGGCCGAGGAAGTCCGCCGCGCCAGCCTCTCGGCGATGACCAACCTGATGTGCCGCGGCCGCAAGCGTGGCCTTGCCGGCGTCATCGCCACCCAGCGCCTCGCCAAGCTCGCCAAGAATGTCGCTGCCGAAGCGTCGAACTTCCTGATGGGCCGCACCTTTCTCGACATCGACATGGCCCGCGCCGCCGATCTGCTCGGCATGGAGCGGCGGCAGGCCGAAGCGATCCGCGACCTCGATCGCGGCGTATTCCTCGCGCTCGGCCCCGCCGTGTCGCGCCGTCCCGTCTCGATCCGCATCGGCGCGGTCGAAACCAGCGCGCGCAGCGGCAGCCCCAAGCTGGTCCCCCTGCCCAGCGCGCCGAGCGAGGATCTGAAGGACCTTCTGCTCGCGCCGGCCGAGCCGACATGGAGCCCGCCCGCGCCGCCCGCCGCTCCGGCCGCGCCCAAGCTCGCCTCGGAATCGCTGCTCGAAGCGCTCGCCGCCACGGTCCCGGCCCGCGCCGAAGCCGAGCCCGAACGCGATCCCGAGGAAGCCGCCGCTGCCGTCGCCGACGTACTTCGCGCGATCGTCGAGGATGACGAGTCCGCCTTCCGCTCGGCGTCGGTGCTGTATCAGGACTTTCTCGTCCGCTGCCGCATGGCCGGCTTCCCCCGGCCCCAGCTCGACCTGTCGGGCTTCGTCCGCCGCCTCTCGGCCGCGCGCGCGGGCATTCACGGCGAGCCCTCGGGCGAATGGGGCGAAGCGCTCGACGCCGCCCGCGCGCTGCCTGACGACATGCTGGGCCCGTTCCTGCTCGTCGCCCGCGCCGCGCGCGAAGGCCTGCCCTGCCCGAGCGATGCGGAGATCGCCGCGACCTACGGCACCAGCTCGCTCGGCCGCGCCCGCCGCCTGATCGCCTATATCGAAAGCCGCGAGCTGTTCGTGTGCCGCGTCGATCTGGCAGGCAAGCGCTCGATCACGATTCCGCGCCTCGGCTGGACGACGCAGCCCGCCGAAGCGGCCTGA
- a CDS encoding right-handed parallel beta-helix repeat-containing protein gives MAITSKRIALTTAAFIGFGMLSAPAYAQATRTWVSGVGDDANPCSRTAPCKTFQGSISKTAAGGEINCLDPGGFGSLTITKSISIICDTTEGGVLVAATNAFVINSTTAHVQISGLDFEGLGQTGSSGINGINILNAASVTIRNVKIRGFRNGYGINVQPQNVSTKVFIDNVQISESGGSGNALTGGIGFFPASGFGAQATITNTQVINNLNAGVRIEALAAASSPISVTIRNSVIDQNASGILVKGPAGAVAKLLVTDSSVSGNTTFGIVANGAGVVGQVGDTAIGQNGTGVLVAGGATLNSFGTNEVAGNTSDGAFSAVIAPK, from the coding sequence ATGGCTATCACGAGCAAGCGCATTGCGCTGACTACTGCCGCGTTCATCGGCTTCGGCATGTTGAGCGCGCCGGCCTATGCGCAGGCGACGCGCACCTGGGTCTCGGGCGTGGGCGACGACGCCAATCCGTGCAGCCGCACCGCACCGTGCAAGACCTTTCAGGGCTCCATCTCGAAGACTGCCGCTGGCGGCGAGATCAACTGCCTCGATCCGGGCGGCTTCGGCTCGCTGACGATCACCAAGTCGATCAGCATCATCTGCGACACGACCGAGGGCGGCGTGCTGGTGGCGGCGACCAATGCGTTCGTCATCAACTCGACCACCGCGCATGTGCAGATCAGCGGCCTCGATTTCGAAGGCCTGGGCCAGACGGGTTCGTCGGGCATCAACGGCATCAACATCCTCAACGCGGCATCGGTGACGATCCGCAACGTCAAGATTCGCGGCTTCCGCAACGGCTATGGCATCAATGTCCAGCCGCAGAATGTCTCGACCAAGGTGTTCATCGACAATGTCCAGATCAGCGAAAGCGGCGGCAGCGGCAATGCCCTGACCGGTGGGATCGGCTTCTTCCCCGCATCGGGCTTTGGCGCGCAGGCGACGATCACCAATACCCAGGTGATCAACAATCTGAACGCCGGTGTCCGGATCGAGGCGCTGGCCGCTGCATCGTCGCCGATCAGCGTGACCATCCGCAACAGCGTGATCGATCAGAATGCCAGCGGCATCCTCGTCAAGGGTCCGGCGGGCGCCGTGGCCAAGCTGCTGGTGACCGATTCGAGCGTGTCGGGGAATACGACCTTCGGCATCGTCGCCAATGGCGCCGGCGTGGTCGGTCAGGTCGGCGATACCGCGATCGGCCAGAACGGCACGGGCGTGCTCGTCGCCGGCGGCGCGACGCTGAACAGCTTCGGCACCAACGAAGTGGCCGGCAACACCAGCGACGGCGCGTTCAGCGCGGTGATCGCACCCAAGTAA
- a CDS encoding alpha/beta fold hydrolase — protein MSILLWVLVALAVLIAGLAWWAGFIAKGVEKLVPADGQFAEVMGGRIHYTDKGESAPGAPAIVMIHGILGGMRNFADLAEALAKDHRVIVIDRPGWGHSSVYRPRPDIQLQGEIVAGLIERLGLDRPVLVGHSMGGAVALAVGLAHPDKVRGLALIAPYTQPIDRPPEAFKAMNVPPAISGLIGWTLATPIGMRTGKTKTVQVFAPDPVPADFATRGGGALVLRPRGFQSAAFELSMAKESMTRQAALYAGMKAPVAILYGHGDAILAPALHGTDTAAAIPGATIRLIDGGHMLQVVYSEATEAWLRETIAAW, from the coding sequence ATGTCGATCTTGTTGTGGGTGCTGGTGGCGCTGGCGGTGCTGATCGCCGGGCTGGCATGGTGGGCCGGGTTCATCGCGAAGGGCGTGGAGAAGCTCGTTCCCGCCGACGGCCAGTTCGCCGAGGTGATGGGCGGGCGGATCCATTATACCGACAAGGGCGAGAGCGCGCCGGGCGCGCCGGCGATCGTGATGATCCACGGCATCCTTGGCGGGATGCGCAACTTCGCCGATCTGGCCGAGGCACTGGCGAAGGACCATCGCGTCATCGTGATCGACCGGCCCGGCTGGGGCCATTCGAGCGTGTACCGGCCGCGCCCCGATATCCAGTTGCAGGGCGAGATCGTCGCCGGGCTGATCGAGCGGCTGGGGCTCGACCGGCCGGTGCTGGTCGGCCATTCGATGGGCGGTGCGGTGGCGCTGGCGGTGGGGCTGGCGCATCCCGACAAGGTGCGCGGGCTGGCACTGATCGCGCCCTATACCCAGCCGATCGACCGGCCGCCCGAAGCCTTCAAGGCGATGAACGTGCCCCCGGCAATCAGCGGACTGATCGGCTGGACGCTCGCGACCCCGATCGGGATGCGCACCGGCAAGACCAAGACGGTGCAGGTGTTCGCGCCCGATCCGGTGCCCGCCGATTTCGCGACGCGCGGCGGCGGTGCGCTGGTGCTGCGCCCGCGCGGCTTCCAGTCGGCGGCGTTCGAGCTGAGCATGGCGAAGGAGTCAATGACGCGGCAGGCGGCGCTCTATGCGGGGATGAAGGCGCCGGTCGCGATCCTCTATGGTCATGGCGACGCGATCCTCGCGCCCGCGCTGCACGGCACCGATACGGCTGCGGCGATCCCCGGCGCGACGATCCGGCTGATCGACGGCGGACACATGCTGCAGGTCGTCTATTCCGAAGCGACCGAGGCGTGGCTGCGCGAGACCATCGCGGCTTGGTGA
- a CDS encoding ABC transporter ATP-binding protein/permease, whose protein sequence is MPPQTSESAPERPLWATMKRFLPYLWPADAPGLRARIAIAMLLVVASKLVQVYGAPFALQGAIDRMALGSRDAVWLVVALVVGYAAARLGSTVFDNLRNVVFERVGQDATRRLAADVFRHLHNLSLRFHLERRTGAVTKVVERGTKSIDTMLYFLLFNIAPTILELGLVVGIFWTRFSGWLVAGTLAMVVVYIAFTRWVTDWRAKLRQQMNDLDTGAVAHAVDSLLNFETVKYFNAEAREAKRYEDAVTAYARAATVSENSLAWLNIGQSLITNAMMGAGMALIVWGWSTGQFTPGDVVLVSTLLAQLFRPLDLLGMVYRTIRQGVIDMGSMFDLIDTDAEVKDAPGAPALAVGSGHVRFEGVHFAYDPEREILKGIDLDVPPGSTLAVVGPSGAGKSTLARILYRFYDLTGGRVTIDGQDISQVTQSSLRAAIGIVPQDTVLFNDTIGYNIAYGREGATPEQVANAARGAAIAGFIQALPEGFDTRVGERGLKLSGGEKQRVAIARTLVKDPPILILDEATSALDSRTEADIQATLEAIERGRTTIVIAHRLSTVVHADQIVVLESGRVAEKGTHGELLRLGGLYAEMWARQAQEAEQGGDVASG, encoded by the coding sequence ATGCCTCCGCAAACTTCTGAATCTGCACCCGAGCGGCCGCTCTGGGCCACCATGAAGCGCTTCCTGCCCTATCTGTGGCCCGCCGATGCGCCGGGCCTGAGGGCGCGGATCGCGATCGCGATGCTGCTCGTCGTCGCATCGAAGCTGGTGCAGGTCTATGGCGCGCCGTTCGCGTTGCAGGGCGCGATCGACCGGATGGCGCTGGGGTCTCGCGACGCGGTGTGGCTCGTGGTGGCGCTGGTGGTCGGCTATGCCGCTGCGCGGTTGGGCAGCACGGTGTTCGACAATCTGCGCAACGTGGTGTTCGAGCGGGTCGGGCAGGATGCGACGCGGCGTCTGGCGGCGGACGTGTTCCGCCATCTCCACAATCTCTCGCTGCGCTTCCATCTGGAGCGGCGCACGGGGGCGGTGACCAAGGTGGTCGAGCGCGGGACCAAGAGCATCGATACGATGCTGTATTTCCTGCTGTTCAACATCGCGCCGACCATCCTCGAGCTGGGGCTGGTCGTCGGCATCTTCTGGACGCGGTTCAGCGGTTGGCTGGTGGCGGGCACGCTGGCGATGGTGGTGGTCTATATCGCCTTCACCCGCTGGGTTACCGACTGGCGGGCGAAGCTGCGCCAGCAGATGAACGATCTCGACACCGGCGCCGTGGCGCACGCGGTGGATTCGCTGCTGAATTTCGAGACGGTGAAATATTTCAACGCGGAGGCGCGCGAAGCGAAGCGCTACGAGGATGCCGTGACCGCCTATGCCCGCGCGGCGACGGTGAGCGAGAATTCGCTGGCGTGGCTCAATATCGGGCAGAGCCTGATCACCAATGCGATGATGGGCGCGGGCATGGCGCTGATCGTGTGGGGATGGAGCACGGGCCAGTTCACGCCGGGCGATGTGGTGCTGGTATCGACGCTGCTTGCCCAGCTGTTCCGTCCGCTCGACCTGCTCGGCATGGTCTATCGCACGATCCGGCAGGGCGTGATCGACATGGGCAGCATGTTCGACCTGATCGATACCGACGCCGAAGTGAAGGATGCGCCCGGCGCGCCCGCGCTGGCGGTCGGCAGCGGCCATGTGCGGTTCGAAGGCGTGCACTTCGCCTATGATCCCGAACGCGAAATCCTCAAGGGGATCGATCTGGACGTGCCGCCGGGGAGCACACTGGCGGTGGTCGGGCCATCGGGCGCGGGCAAGTCGACGCTCGCGCGGATCCTCTACCGTTTCTACGACCTGACCGGCGGACGGGTGACGATCGACGGGCAGGACATCAGCCAGGTGACGCAGAGCAGCCTGCGCGCGGCGATCGGGATCGTGCCGCAGGACACGGTGCTGTTCAACGATACCATAGGCTACAACATCGCCTATGGCCGCGAAGGCGCGACGCCCGAGCAGGTCGCCAATGCCGCGCGCGGGGCGGCGATCGCCGGGTTCATCCAGGCGCTGCCCGAAGGGTTCGACACGCGCGTCGGCGAGCGCGGGCTGAAGCTGTCGGGCGGCGAGAAGCAGCGCGTGGCGATCGCGCGGACGCTGGTGAAGGATCCGCCGATCCTGATCCTCGACGAAGCGACCAGCGCGCTCGACAGCCGGACCGAGGCCGATATTCAGGCGACGCTGGAAGCGATCGAGCGCGGACGCACGACCATCGTGATCGCCCATCGCCTGTCGACCGTGGTCCATGCCGATCAGATCGTCGTGCTGGAAAGCGGCCGGGTCGCCGAGAAGGGGACGCATGGGGAATTGTTGCGTCTTGGCGGGCTTTATGCCGAGATGTGGGCAAGGCAGGCTCAGGAAGCCGAGCAGGGAGGCGATGTCGCTTCCGGATAG
- a CDS encoding phytoene/squalene synthase family protein — translation MLPSRAAIVATAGESIARGSKSFGAASKLFDRKTRERAWLLYAWCRACDDLADGQDHGHGMTAVEDADARLAVMREKTQAALDGHWVGDPAFDALRIVVTETGIPHRFVWDVIEGFALDAADWHPRSENDLYRYCYHVAGAVGCMMAVVMGVKPDDEAVLDRACDLGLAFQLSNIARDIEEDDRAGRCYLPDEWLVEVDMPPGQHMKPPFRQRLAMLARRLATHAGEYEESARAGTPALGFRSAWAVLAAAGIYGDIARKVAERGEHAWDHRVKTSAFEKIGWIARSFVQAARRKSLYPPVSRNGLWNRPR, via the coding sequence ATGCTCCCCTCGCGCGCGGCGATCGTCGCGACGGCGGGCGAGTCGATCGCGCGGGGCTCGAAGAGCTTTGGCGCGGCGAGCAAGCTGTTCGACCGCAAGACGCGCGAGCGGGCGTGGCTGCTCTATGCCTGGTGCCGGGCGTGCGACGATCTGGCCGATGGGCAGGATCACGGGCACGGCATGACGGCGGTCGAGGATGCCGATGCGCGGCTGGCGGTGATGCGCGAGAAGACGCAGGCGGCATTGGACGGGCATTGGGTCGGCGATCCGGCGTTCGACGCGCTGCGGATCGTGGTGACCGAGACCGGAATTCCGCACCGGTTCGTGTGGGACGTGATCGAAGGGTTCGCGCTCGATGCGGCGGACTGGCACCCGCGTTCGGAGAACGACCTGTACCGTTATTGCTACCATGTCGCCGGCGCGGTCGGCTGCATGATGGCGGTGGTGATGGGCGTGAAGCCCGACGACGAGGCGGTGCTCGACCGCGCCTGCGATCTCGGGCTGGCGTTCCAGCTTTCCAATATCGCGCGCGATATCGAGGAGGATGACCGCGCCGGGCGCTGCTATCTGCCCGACGAATGGCTGGTCGAAGTCGATATGCCGCCGGGGCAGCATATGAAGCCGCCCTTCCGCCAGCGGCTGGCGATGCTGGCGCGGCGGCTGGCGACCCATGCCGGCGAATATGAGGAAAGCGCGCGGGCGGGGACACCTGCGCTGGGCTTTCGGTCGGCATGGGCGGTGCTGGCGGCGGCGGGCATCTATGGCGACATCGCGCGCAAGGTGGCCGAGCGCGGCGAACATGCCTGGGATCACCGGGTGAAGACCAGCGCGTTCGAGAAGATCGGCTGGATCGCGCGATCGTTCGTACAGGCGGCGCGGCGCAAGTCGCTTTATCCGCCGGTCAGCCGCAACGGATTGTGGAACCGGCCGAGATAG
- a CDS encoding TIGR00730 family Rossman fold protein, giving the protein MKRIAVYCGSATPADPVYIEAARMVGHGLAKRGLGLVYGGGKLGLMGAVADAALEAGGEVIGIIPTSLVNAEVAHQGLTSLEIVNTMHERKARFVELGDGFINLPGGTGTMDELWEALSWAQLGYHTDPIGLLNIAGYYDKLVEFWEHMGNVGFVRPQHQPLLLVDDDLDGLLEKMANAQPIVPIINMKREDL; this is encoded by the coding sequence GTGAAGCGCATCGCAGTCTATTGCGGGTCGGCGACCCCGGCAGACCCCGTCTATATCGAAGCTGCGCGGATGGTGGGGCATGGCCTCGCCAAGCGCGGGCTGGGGCTGGTCTATGGCGGCGGCAAGCTGGGGCTGATGGGCGCGGTGGCCGATGCCGCGCTGGAGGCCGGGGGCGAAGTGATCGGGATCATCCCGACCTCGCTGGTCAATGCCGAAGTGGCGCATCAGGGGCTGACCAGCCTCGAAATCGTCAACACGATGCACGAGCGCAAGGCGCGCTTCGTCGAGCTGGGCGACGGGTTCATCAACCTGCCCGGCGGCACCGGAACGATGGACGAATTGTGGGAAGCGCTGAGCTGGGCGCAGCTGGGCTATCACACCGATCCGATCGGGCTGCTCAACATCGCCGGCTATTACGACAAGCTGGTCGAGTTCTGGGAGCATATGGGCAATGTCGGCTTCGTCCGGCCGCAGCATCAGCCGCTGTTGCTGGTCGACGACGATCTCGACGGGTTGCTGGAGAAGATGGCGAACGCCCAGCCGATCGTGCCGATCATCAATATGAAGAGGGAAGATCTCTGA